One genomic region from Vannielia litorea encodes:
- a CDS encoding TRAP transporter substrate-binding protein gives MSFVRTLATSAVALALATGGAFAQEIQLKLHHFLSPKAPAHTQMLEPWAKKIEEASEGRVKIEIFPAMTLGGKPPQLPRQARDGVVDLVWIVNAYAAGAFPRTEVFELPGVHRGDNAAVNKAMLAMYDEFLAEDFQGVVPMFQHVHQGQAIHMASEEVRSPADLAGKKIRIPSRTGSWVLEALGASPVQTAVGEIPVALSKKVIDGALIPWEIIPALKIHEVTDYQIEGPGGKRFGTTSFSVLMNEAKWDSLPEDIQAIFREASDEAWHAEVGEVWANADAHGIEVATGAGNTHIQLTDEEWAAFEEPMSTVVTRWIEEMNGQGIDGQALYDKAVELVGQNMQTN, from the coding sequence ATGTCTTTTGTCAGAACGCTCGCCACCTCTGCCGTGGCCCTCGCCCTTGCCACCGGCGGGGCCTTCGCGCAGGAAATCCAGCTCAAGCTGCACCACTTCCTCAGCCCCAAGGCCCCCGCCCACACCCAGATGCTGGAGCCCTGGGCCAAGAAGATCGAGGAGGCCTCCGAGGGCCGCGTGAAGATCGAGATCTTCCCGGCCATGACCCTCGGCGGCAAGCCGCCTCAGCTTCCGCGTCAGGCTCGTGACGGCGTGGTCGACCTCGTCTGGATCGTGAACGCCTATGCCGCCGGGGCCTTCCCCCGCACCGAGGTCTTCGAGCTTCCAGGCGTGCATCGCGGCGACAACGCGGCGGTGAACAAGGCCATGCTGGCGATGTATGACGAGTTCCTCGCCGAGGATTTCCAGGGCGTCGTGCCCATGTTCCAGCACGTCCACCAGGGACAGGCCATCCACATGGCCTCCGAAGAGGTCCGTAGCCCCGCCGACCTCGCCGGCAAGAAAATCCGCATCCCCTCGCGCACCGGCTCATGGGTGCTTGAGGCCCTCGGCGCCTCGCCGGTACAGACGGCGGTGGGCGAAATCCCGGTCGCGCTCTCCAAAAAGGTGATCGACGGCGCGCTGATCCCGTGGGAGATCATCCCCGCCCTCAAGATCCACGAGGTCACCGACTACCAGATCGAGGGCCCGGGCGGTAAACGCTTCGGCACCACCTCTTTCTCGGTGCTGATGAACGAGGCCAAGTGGGACAGCCTTCCAGAAGACATTCAGGCCATCTTCCGCGAAGCCTCCGACGAGGCGTGGCATGCCGAGGTGGGCGAGGTCTGGGCCAATGCCGATGCCCACGGCATCGAGGTCGCCACCGGCGCGGGCAACACCCACATCCAGCTCACGGATGAGGAATGGGCGGCCTTCGAGGAGCCCATGTCCACCGTCGTGACCCGCTGGATCGAGGAGATGAACGGTCAGGGCATCGACGGGCAGGCGCTCTACGACAAGGCGGTCGAGCTGGTCGGCCAGAACATGCAGACCAACTGA
- a CDS encoding TRAP transporter small permease encodes MTGETPGAGRFRPARRLIEGWALFGGLVLFAVVAVNAWSILAGWLANAPFPGDFELTEMGTAVAVFAFLPYCQLVGANVSADIFTMRASPWQVALMSLLAALVAFAFSVLLIWRMWLGLVDYRTYTEFTGILEIPIWWAFVPVLASLALLLLASFITLTEAIAALKSKRSA; translated from the coding sequence ATGACGGGTGAAACCCCCGGCGCGGGCCGCTTCAGGCCCGCGCGACGCCTGATCGAGGGCTGGGCGCTCTTCGGCGGCCTTGTGCTCTTTGCCGTGGTCGCCGTCAACGCATGGTCGATCCTCGCGGGCTGGCTCGCCAACGCGCCCTTTCCCGGCGACTTCGAGCTGACCGAGATGGGCACCGCCGTCGCCGTCTTCGCCTTCCTGCCCTACTGCCAGCTGGTCGGCGCCAATGTCTCCGCCGATATCTTCACCATGCGCGCCTCGCCCTGGCAGGTGGCGCTGATGTCGCTGCTCGCCGCGCTGGTGGCCTTCGCCTTCAGCGTGCTGCTGATCTGGCGCATGTGGCTCGGGCTGGTCGATTACCGCACCTACACCGAGTTCACCGGCATCCTCGAAATTCCGATCTGGTGGGCTTTTGTGCCCGTTCTGGCCTCGCTCGCCCTGCTGCTGCTGGCCTCTTTCATCACCCTGACAGAGGCCATCGCGGCCCTGAAATCCAAGCGGAGCGCCTGA
- a CDS encoding TRAP transporter large permease yields MDSLTIGLTGLGVLVALIAIRIPIAYAMILVGGVGTAVLNGWPIVLSQLKDLAYAQFSNYDLSVVPLFVLMGAIASRTGLSADLFRAANAWLGWMRGGVAMSAIAACAGFGSVCGSSLATASTMGRVALPELKKYRYSDRLATGTIAAGGVLGILIPPSVVLIIYAIIVEANVVTMFMAALLPGLIAVALFLLTILAYTTLAPGSGPSGQRASRAELVSATLAISPVLVVFAAVIGGLYFGLFNPTPAAAVGVVMVALIGLLRGKLTLVETREALLETARTTGMIFLILLGAELLKIFMARGGVPQVMAEMMANSGLAPMTTLILLLAALILLGCLMDSLSMILLAIPFFWPVLVEINGGDWATAAESPFGMTTEDLKIWFGILALIVVELGLITPPVGMNVFIISAQAPDVPMRDTFLGVLPFFVAELLRVALLLAVPGLVFILPGLVGS; encoded by the coding sequence GTGGACAGCCTGACCATCGGCCTCACCGGCCTCGGCGTGCTCGTGGCGCTCATCGCCATCCGCATCCCCATCGCCTACGCGATGATCCTCGTCGGCGGCGTAGGCACGGCGGTGCTCAACGGCTGGCCCATCGTGCTGAGCCAACTCAAGGATCTCGCCTACGCGCAATTCTCCAACTACGACCTCTCGGTGGTGCCGCTCTTCGTGCTGATGGGGGCCATCGCCTCGCGCACCGGGCTCTCGGCCGACCTTTTCCGCGCCGCCAACGCATGGCTCGGCTGGATGCGCGGCGGGGTGGCCATGTCGGCCATCGCGGCCTGCGCGGGCTTCGGCTCGGTCTGCGGCTCCTCGCTGGCGACCGCCTCCACCATGGGCCGCGTCGCCCTGCCGGAACTGAAGAAGTATCGCTACTCCGACCGCCTCGCCACCGGCACCATCGCGGCGGGCGGCGTGTTGGGCATCCTGATCCCGCCCTCGGTGGTGCTGATCATCTACGCCATCATCGTCGAGGCCAACGTGGTGACCATGTTCATGGCCGCCCTGCTGCCCGGCCTCATCGCCGTGGCGCTCTTCCTGTTGACGATCCTCGCCTACACCACCCTCGCCCCCGGCTCCGGCCCCTCCGGCCAACGCGCCTCCCGCGCCGAGCTGGTCTCGGCCACGCTGGCGATCTCCCCGGTGCTGGTGGTCTTCGCCGCCGTCATCGGTGGCCTCTACTTCGGCCTCTTCAACCCCACGCCCGCCGCCGCCGTGGGCGTGGTCATGGTCGCCCTCATCGGCCTGCTGCGCGGCAAGCTGACCCTGGTGGAAACCCGCGAAGCCCTGCTGGAGACCGCCCGCACCACCGGCATGATCTTCCTGATCCTGCTCGGCGCTGAACTGCTGAAGATCTTCATGGCCCGGGGCGGCGTGCCGCAGGTCATGGCCGAGATGATGGCAAACTCCGGCCTCGCCCCGATGACCACCCTCATCCTGCTGCTGGCCGCCCTGATCCTGCTGGGCTGCCTGATGGACAGCCTGTCGATGATCCTCCTCGCCATCCCCTTCTTCTGGCCCGTGCTGGTGGAGATCAACGGCGGCGACTGGGCCACCGCGGCCGAAAGCCCCTTCGGGATGACGACTGAAGACCTCAAGATCTGGTTCGGCATCCTTGCGCTGATCGTTGTCGAACTCGGCCTGATCACGCCCCCCGTAGGCATGAACGTCTTTATCATCTCGGCGCAGGCGCCCGACGTGCCGATGCGAGATACCTTCCTCGGCGTGCTGCCCTTCTTTGTCGCCGAACTGCTGCGCGTGGCCCTGCTGCTGGCGGTGCCGGGGCTTGTGTTCATCCTGCCGGGGCTGGTCGGCTCATGA
- a CDS encoding thiamine pyrophosphate-requiring protein, which produces MKDTPTITAGGAIFGKLKALGVDYVFANSGTDFPPIIEGLVEARRAGLDLPTPVTVPHEHAAVSMAHGYWQVTGRPQAVLLHTNVGLANGATAAINAWCDQVPMIVMSGRTPVTEHSRFGARTVPIGWGQEMFDQEALIRETTKWHYELRFPDQIAELMDRAWAIANSTPRGPVYLSLPREVLCEPCPQAGLEAPSRIAPVRTAPDSAALAEAAEALAKAENPLIIAQRGAGSEAGFAALSALCEAHALPLSHYWSNQLALPLSHPMQVGADPGPWLAEADVVLVLDALAPWFPDKVTLREDATVIMAGPDPLFTRTPVRGFPAAITLSGPTDRVIEGLAQAMGVPQQPDAIEARRTRITEAAAKARGQAVAQAETGAGSPMSKEWVSLCLGRAIRAQAEQGRRATVFHELGCPLMPLDLQEPDSYFQEPHSGGLGWGLPAAIGAQMAHPDRLTFATMGDGSYMFANPTACHLVAEAHEVPVIVLVLNNEEWGAVRHSVEGLYPKGAARASNEVPLTSLRPSPDFTRTAGASRAHTETVTDGADLPAALERAISVATTERRQVLLNIAIARTAPH; this is translated from the coding sequence CCCGCCGCGCCGGGCTCGACCTGCCCACGCCCGTCACCGTGCCCCACGAACACGCCGCCGTTTCCATGGCCCATGGCTACTGGCAGGTCACCGGCCGCCCGCAGGCCGTGCTGCTGCACACCAACGTCGGCCTCGCCAACGGCGCGACGGCGGCGATCAACGCATGGTGCGATCAGGTCCCGATGATCGTGATGTCGGGCCGCACCCCCGTCACCGAGCACAGCCGCTTCGGCGCCCGCACCGTGCCCATCGGCTGGGGTCAGGAGATGTTCGATCAGGAGGCTCTGATCCGCGAGACCACCAAGTGGCATTACGAGCTGCGCTTCCCCGACCAGATCGCCGAACTGATGGACCGCGCATGGGCCATCGCCAACTCCACCCCGCGCGGGCCGGTATACCTGAGCCTGCCGCGCGAGGTGCTCTGCGAGCCCTGCCCGCAGGCCGGGCTGGAGGCTCCCTCGCGCATCGCCCCGGTGCGCACCGCCCCCGACAGCGCGGCGCTGGCTGAGGCCGCCGAGGCGCTCGCCAAGGCCGAAAACCCCCTCATCATCGCCCAGCGCGGCGCAGGCAGCGAGGCGGGCTTCGCCGCGCTCTCCGCCCTCTGCGAGGCCCACGCCCTGCCGCTCTCGCACTACTGGTCAAACCAGCTCGCCCTGCCGCTCTCCCACCCCATGCAGGTGGGCGCCGATCCTGGCCCGTGGCTGGCCGAGGCCGATGTCGTGCTGGTGCTCGACGCGCTGGCGCCGTGGTTCCCCGACAAGGTCACGCTGCGCGAGGATGCCACCGTAATCATGGCCGGGCCCGACCCGCTCTTTACCCGCACCCCCGTGCGTGGCTTTCCCGCCGCCATCACCCTCTCCGGCCCGACCGACCGGGTGATCGAGGGTCTGGCGCAGGCGATGGGCGTACCGCAGCAGCCCGACGCGATCGAGGCCCGCCGCACCCGCATCACCGAAGCCGCCGCCAAGGCCCGAGGCCAGGCCGTAGCGCAAGCCGAAACCGGCGCAGGCAGCCCCATGAGCAAGGAATGGGTGAGCCTCTGCCTTGGCCGCGCCATCCGAGCACAGGCCGAACAAGGCCGCCGCGCCACCGTCTTTCATGAACTCGGCTGCCCGCTCATGCCGCTCGATCTGCAAGAGCCTGACAGCTACTTTCAGGAGCCGCATTCCGGCGGCCTCGGCTGGGGCCTGCCCGCCGCCATCGGCGCGCAGATGGCCCACCCCGACAGACTCACCTTCGCCACCATGGGCGACGGCAGCTACATGTTCGCTAACCCCACCGCCTGCCACCTCGTGGCCGAGGCGCATGAGGTGCCGGTGATCGTGCTGGTGCTGAACAATGAGGAGTGGGGCGCGGTCCGGCACTCGGTCGAGGGGCTCTACCCCAAGGGTGCCGCGCGGGCCTCCAACGAGGTGCCGCTCACCTCGCTCCGCCCAAGCCCCGACTTCACCCGCACCGCCGGGGCCAGCCGCGCCCATACCGAGACCGTCACCGACGGCGCCGACCTGCCCGCCGCGCTGGAGCGCGCCATCTCGGTCGCCACCACCGAGCGGCGGCAGGTGCTGCTCAACATCGCCATCGCACGAACCGCGCCGCACTAA
- a CDS encoding ATP-binding protein — MRGLFLKSLVVIAVSVIGSIVGMILILNAFEASPVLLKLEEDRRQVALDLTEAVLTDEGPEAAMRFAEVSERARPLGLRLTQLGVGDCAEGAGPYEQLVDRAGGCYRLSTEPPAPFVSYRFAPIMLGLAVLASTVLAAALLARNLVNPVIQLRDGLRALADGRFDVRIAAALAHRKDEISTLAGDFDRTAVRLEEHHEAQRRLFHDVSHELRSPLSRLQAATGILRKSPARLGTMLDRMDREVERLDELVGEVLTLARLSERVDAPLQTQVLDLIDLLNAILADAAFEAAERRVTVTTDLPGSFLAEVEGELVYRSLENVIRNAVKHTAEGTSVTVECAEVGGRLSISVTDEGPGVRPEDLETIFYPFARGSGAPQRGGYGLGLAIARRAIEHHGGRVRAELPPSGGLRVVLDLPKQPGKAG, encoded by the coding sequence GGCGGCAGGTGGCGCTCGACCTGACAGAAGCCGTGCTCACGGATGAGGGGCCGGAGGCGGCGATGCGGTTTGCCGAAGTCTCGGAACGGGCGCGGCCGCTTGGCCTGCGCCTCACGCAGTTGGGGGTGGGAGACTGCGCCGAGGGTGCGGGGCCTTATGAGCAGTTGGTGGACAGGGCGGGCGGGTGCTACCGGCTTTCGACCGAGCCGCCGGCCCCGTTTGTTTCCTACAGGTTTGCGCCGATCATGCTGGGCCTTGCCGTGCTGGCCTCGACCGTGCTGGCGGCGGCGCTCTTGGCCCGAAACCTCGTGAACCCGGTGATCCAGCTGCGCGACGGGTTGCGTGCGCTGGCGGATGGGCGGTTCGACGTGCGGATCGCTGCGGCGCTCGCGCATCGGAAGGACGAGATTTCGACTTTGGCGGGTGATTTCGACCGCACGGCGGTGCGGCTGGAGGAGCATCACGAGGCCCAGCGGCGGCTGTTTCATGATGTATCGCATGAGCTGCGCTCGCCGCTTTCGCGGTTGCAGGCTGCCACGGGGATCTTGCGCAAATCGCCCGCCCGTCTGGGCACGATGCTGGACAGGATGGACCGTGAGGTGGAGCGGCTGGACGAGCTGGTGGGCGAGGTGCTCACGCTGGCGCGGCTCTCGGAGCGGGTCGATGCCCCGTTGCAGACCCAGGTGCTCGACCTGATCGACCTGCTCAACGCCATCCTCGCGGATGCGGCCTTCGAGGCGGCGGAGCGGCGGGTGACGGTGACCACCGACCTGCCGGGCAGCTTCTTGGCGGAGGTCGAAGGCGAGTTGGTGTATCGCTCGTTGGAAAACGTCATTCGCAATGCGGTGAAGCACACCGCCGAGGGCACATCGGTGACGGTGGAGTGCGCGGAGGTGGGGGGCAGGCTGAGCATCAGCGTGACGGACGAGGGGCCGGGGGTGCGCCCGGAAGACCTTGAGACGATCTTTTACCCCTTCGCCCGTGGGTCGGGTGCGCCGCAAAGGGGCGGATATGGCTTGGGCCTCGCAATCGCGCGCCGCGCGATCGAGCATCACGGTGGCCGGGTGCGGGCGGAGCTGCCGCCATCCGGTGGGCTGCGGGTGGTGCTGGACCTGCCGAAGCAGCCGGGGAAGGCGGGCTAG